AAGTGCCCTTATGAACTTATACGCTGTCCAAAGGACGACAAAAGGAGCCGTAAAGAAACCACCTATGAGGTAAAGCAGAAACTTGAATACGTAGTAGAAATTCCACTGTCCTGTCGTTCCTGCCGTCATCTTCCACGGCAGTACTTTGTTGATAAACACATACCCTGCCCAAAAAGCCATCAGAACGTATCCAGACATCCACTGCATGTCGGGCATTCGTTTGGTGGTCATAAAGTCGAGTTTATAGCCGATGACAAAGAATGCGGTGTATAGGATAAGGTAGTAGAGATTATCCCAGATGGCTCTGTCCTTTCTTTTCTGATAACAAGGAGAGCAAAGTATCGGCTGATACCTTGCTGCACATTCAGGACACAGCCCTTTTCCGCAATCGGAACATTGGGCGACTGCCGGTTCTTGGGTATGATTGAAACAATTCATAGTGTAATCGTTTAGCGTGTTCAAAAATACGATTTCCCACTCTCTTAATCAAATAAAAGGCATACCCATTTCTTATGATTTTTTGCTACTGAGTAGCTTGGAAAGTTCCGGGTCATCAGCAATCCGTTGCAACTCCCGTTCCACGATGTCCCGCACCTCCGTCTTTACATGGTCATAATTCGCCTTGATTTCCTGTTCCATCATATCCTCTCCGTTTTCATTCGTGAAGTCCGTCAGAACGGGTATCGGTCGGTAAGCGGCTGTTTCCTTTGCCACTTTCGCATTGTCCACCACAATCTCACAGTGGAATATCTTCTGCTCGATACGTTCGGAGAAGTTGTCGGCAACCGCTCCCACAAACATTCCCTGCGTGAGCGTGGAAATCTTGCTCTGCGGAATCAGGCTGTCCATCTGCGTGGAGATGGAGGTCGTCTTGTCGCTTCGGGTAATACTCATACTTTGCCTCTTTTGAAGCACTTTCCCGAAACGTTCCGATAAGGTTTTTGCCGTCTCGCCGACCACCTGACCTGAGAAAATGTTTCCGACGGTATTCATCACTACGGCTGCTTCCTTGTCTCCATAGTCACGCTTCAGCTGGGAGAAGTCCTGAAAGCCCAAGCATACCGCCACTTTATTGCTACGTGCGGTGGCTATCAGATTGTCAAGCCCTTTGAAGTATATGGTAGGCAGCTCATCTATCAGCACGGAACTTTTCAGCATCCCTTTCTTGTTTATCAGCTTGACGATACGCGAATTGTACAATCCCAATGCTGCCCCATAGATATTCTGCCTGTCGGGATTGTTCCCCACACAAAGGATTTTAGGCTCCTTGGGGTTATTGATGTCGAGCGTAAAATCATCTCCCGTCATAATCCAATAGAGTTGCGGACTGATCATCCTTGACAAGGGAATCTTGGCGGAAGCTATCTGTCCTTGCAACTGGTCAGCCGCCCCTCCGAGCCAAGCGTCCATAAAGGGAGAAAGGTAATTCTCCAATTCAGGGTAAGAGGTAAGTATCGGGAAAATGTCCTCGTACTTCCGACAGAGAAACTCAATGGCGTGCGGAAAGGTACAGTATTTTCCTCCCTCGAAGATGCGGAGATACCAGATGATGGCGGCAAAGAGGACGATGGGCGACTCCACGAAGAAATCTCCCTGCTTCTGTACCCACGTCTTGTTCAGGTTGAGCATAATCGTATAAGCCGATTCGTAGGCATCCGATATGTCGCTCATGAAATCGGGGTGTATCGGATTGCAACGATGCGACCGCCGAGGGTCGTCGAAGTTGATCACGTAAAACTTCGGCTTGACTTTATATCCTTCCGAGTGATGCAGCAAATGATTGTACACAATCGTGGAGAGGTCGGGATATTTGAAGTCGTAGCAGTAGATGGCAAATCCTTTTTCGATTTGCTGCTTGATGAAATTATTGATGATGGCATAGGACTTACCGCTGCCCGGCGTTCCTAAGACAGAGACAGCTCGGAAAGGATTGACCACGTTTATCCAGCCCCTGTTCCATTTCTTGCGGTAATAGAACCGGGTCGGCAGATTGACCGAGTACTCGTTTTCCAAAAGTCTTGTCTCCTGCATAAAGGATTCGTTCTCCTGATTGAAGACATCTTCCATCAGGTTGTTTTTGAGTAGTCGGCTCATGTAGAGTCCCGCCATCAGCAGACACACATACCCGACGGTCATCGTAAAGGCGTAGAGAGCCGCATTGGCTTCAATGGGCAACGGCAAGGCGAGTATCCACCAATTGAGGAAGAAAAAGACAAAGCCGATGCCCATGAATGCCCCTATTTTCGACCACGTGATATGCTCCTCTTTCACACCTTTCGTACCCAGACAGGAAAGCCCCATCAGTACCAGCGCAAAGAGCTTGGTGTAAAGCATATTGCCGAATAACCCCGCCGTGCGGTGGAAATTCATCAGTATCCTGTCCACCACACCGATGTTCAGACCCCATAATTTGATGGCTTCGTAACAATACCAATAGAGATGGGCAACCACCAATATAATACTTACGGCACGTAGAAAATCCATAATTTTCGCCAATGCCCTCAAATCGTCTTCTTGTTGTGACATAATCTTTCTGTTTTTTTAGAGTTTACGTTGTTTTCTTTTCTTACGCTGCATCCGTCTGCGGAACAGCTCTTCCTCCCAATCTGTACCATGGGTTTCCAAGGGCAAATCGAGCAAACCGCCCAAGACGGAATCTCCGTCCGAAGTCAGAGTTTGGGGAATACAGCCTTTCTCACTCTGCTGTATTGGAGCAGACAGTTCGGGATGCGGGCGGTCGAACCACTCGGCAACAGTGTTTGCCGAAAGTTCCTTGCCCAATCGCGATCCATTGACGACACAGCCGTTGTTGTGGTCTATGAAGGTGATGCCATAGAGCCGTCCCTGTTCGTTTTCACGGAAGAGTACGTCAACACCCTTGCGATGGAGATTTTCCCTGAAATCCTCTTTCGTAGCAGAACGTTTCAATGCTCCGGCTACGACCGCTTTGGTCTTGGGGGCAAGATGCTTTTCTTTCAGTTTCTCCTTTGAAGCCTTGAACCTATTTTGCAGGGCTTCATATCCGACAGCCTTCCCGAAAAGGGAAGCCTTGAAAGGATTACCCACCTTCTTACCTTTATCATCGGTAGCAAAATAGACCAATCCGTTATAGGGCTTTCCATACATTTCCCCCTTGACCTCTTCCACACATATATTATAGGTGGAGAGCAAAGCACGGTATTCCTTAAAACTCGGACAGTGGTAGAATTTCGCTGCGGGTTTGATGACTGAAGCCAGTTGCTTTTTAAGATTCTCTCCGTCGCCGTAGCAGACTTTTTTCAGGCGAAACACTTCTTTTACTTTCTGCATTTGGGCAGGAATCAAACCGTACTTCTGTTCCAGTTCTTTGAGAATACGGGTGCTGGTATAGAAATTATTGCGATCGTTAATCTTCTTTCCCCGTTCATCGACGGCTAAGGTGACAATATGCAGGTGATGCCTGTCTATGTCCTCGTGCTTATAAACGATAAAGGGTTGATTAGCGTAGCCCATCTTTTCGATATACTCTCGTGCGATGGCAGAGAACTGCTCATCGGTAAGGGTGTCATCGGGATGCGGATTCAAGGAGATGTGTATAACCGATTTTTTTGTGAGGACATGACTCGGCATATATGCCATAAAGTCCTGCATACAGGCAGATATATTGTGTATTCCATCAGCCGGAGAGAACACTTTGTTGGTCTCCAGAATCTTGGCAACGCCCTCGTTCACCTTCTCTCCATTGTACGCCAAAGCACCGTAAAGGGAACTGCCATAGTTTATCTTTGCGACCATTTCTCCTGAAATTCACGGGTAAGTTGTACGATTTCACCTCCGATAGCTGCCAATTCAAGAGTCAGTTTCTCCAGTTGGGCAAGCATAGCGTAGGCTTTTTTCTCGGTGAAATTGCTCTTTAAGGCGACCACAGCTTGGTTATAATTCACTCCCACGCTGCGAAATTGCCCGTACAAATTTGTCAGTTTTTGATAGTAATCAAGCAGCGAGCGATCTACTTTTATCACTCGGAAAGTCTCATCAAAGACCCTTGCCTTGATGAAAACCGCTCTGTTCGGTACGCCTGACTGCTCATAAAGCGTCAGGAAACGCGCAAACTCCGTGTCCGTAAACCGAACCATACAACAATGGTTGGCTTTCTCTTTTTTCAAGGGTCTCCCCACATGTCTCTTTGTCATTTTACTTTGGATTTTAATGGTTTGTATTTCTCTCTACGGGGACAGACGTGCAAAGCACAATGAAGTTCCTTTCGAGAGATTTCACGGTAAAGCCTACGTTTCAAGACATCGAAAACTTTCTTCCCAAAGACACCGACTTCGGAGGTGTCTTGCCCTCTGCAAAAGCAAGAGTTCGGAGTTACCGAATTTATTTCGAGTAACGCAGGACATATCTTGCTATTTGCTCCGGCGCAAATAAATCCGTCCGTGAAGGACGGAAGTCGAGTCTCTCAAAAAAGAACGCTTCATGCTTCGAAGGCTTCGGCCTGCCGCTTGGGTGCAAAGTTACTAAGCCTTGTGCCTAAATGACTTACCTCTTACAGAGCCACAAATACGCAAATCGGAGCCACAAGTACGCAGTTAGCAAAAAGGGTGGAAAAAGAGCTTCGAAGGCATCTATATTTGCCCCGTCGAAGAGCAAATCGAAGATGTCCGCCATCGCAAAAGTCCCTGATTGGGATGCATTCCTTTTCGAGGGGATGTACGGCGAATACGGATGGAACTTCGACAACGCAATCGAAGGGATGTATCTGCGAACGACGGTACAATTGTCCCGACGCAGGCAGAGGGAAATCCGCGATGGGATTCCTGAATGAAGGGATGGACGATTCCACTTCTTATGCAGGCGAGGACAGCCATCATCATCGACACATATCCCTCTCTGACAAACGGGGTTCCCAGAACGTCGGCACATCCGAACAGGTAAGAGGACCAGCGTTGGAATGGATTAACTGACACGGGCAGATTCCCATGATAAAG
The Prevotella sp. HUN102 genome window above contains:
- the mobC gene encoding conjugal transfer protein MobC gives rise to the protein MSQQEDDLRALAKIMDFLRAVSIILVVAHLYWYCYEAIKLWGLNIGVVDRILMNFHRTAGLFGNMLYTKLFALVLMGLSCLGTKGVKEEHITWSKIGAFMGIGFVFFFLNWWILALPLPIEANAALYAFTMTVGYVCLLMAGLYMSRLLKNNLMEDVFNQENESFMQETRLLENEYSVNLPTRFYYRKKWNRGWINVVNPFRAVSVLGTPGSGKSYAIINNFIKQQIEKGFAIYCYDFKYPDLSTIVYNHLLHHSEGYKVKPKFYVINFDDPRRSHRCNPIHPDFMSDISDAYESAYTIMLNLNKTWVQKQGDFFVESPIVLFAAIIWYLRIFEGGKYCTFPHAIEFLCRKYEDIFPILTSYPELENYLSPFMDAWLGGAADQLQGQIASAKIPLSRMISPQLYWIMTGDDFTLDINNPKEPKILCVGNNPDRQNIYGAALGLYNSRIVKLINKKGMLKSSVLIDELPTIYFKGLDNLIATARSNKVAVCLGFQDFSQLKRDYGDKEAAVVMNTVGNIFSGQVVGETAKTLSERFGKVLQKRQSMSITRSDKTTSISTQMDSLIPQSKISTLTQGMFVGAVADNFSERIEQKIFHCEIVVDNAKVAKETAAYRPIPVLTDFTNENGEDMMEQEIKANYDHVKTEVRDIVERELQRIADDPELSKLLSSKKS
- the mobB gene encoding conjugal transfer protein MobB, encoding MVAKINYGSSLYGALAYNGEKVNEGVAKILETNKVFSPADGIHNISACMQDFMAYMPSHVLTKKSVIHISLNPHPDDTLTDEQFSAIAREYIEKMGYANQPFIVYKHEDIDRHHLHIVTLAVDERGKKINDRNNFYTSTRILKELEQKYGLIPAQMQKVKEVFRLKKVCYGDGENLKKQLASVIKPAAKFYHCPSFKEYRALLSTYNICVEEVKGEMYGKPYNGLVYFATDDKGKKVGNPFKASLFGKAVGYEALQNRFKASKEKLKEKHLAPKTKAVVAGALKRSATKEDFRENLHRKGVDVLFRENEQGRLYGITFIDHNNGCVVNGSRLGKELSANTVAEWFDRPHPELSAPIQQSEKGCIPQTLTSDGDSVLGGLLDLPLETHGTDWEEELFRRRMQRKKRKQRKL
- the mobA gene encoding conjugal transfer protein MobA; translated protein: MTKRHVGRPLKKEKANHCCMVRFTDTEFARFLTLYEQSGVPNRAVFIKARVFDETFRVIKVDRSLLDYYQKLTNLYGQFRSVGVNYNQAVVALKSNFTEKKAYAMLAQLEKLTLELAAIGGEIVQLTREFQEKWSQR